The sequence CAGGCTAGAGATACAGATGCCACTCCTgaaagctgagggaggagaagaggcagTTCCCCATTTTTAGAGAGGGAATCCCAAGGCCCAACCATGGCTTACCCTGGCCACCTTGATCCAGTGCTCCACCACCCTGGCCCTGTCCCGGGCCCTCATGCTGTGGTCCCCAAGGCAGGAGGTGGTGACGCAGTTGGTGAGCCTGTTGAAGTGTGCGATGGTAGCACGAACTGTGGGTGCCACATGCTCACTCCCCTTCTTATGTCTTTGGCCCCAGATGGAGCCCAAACATTCGTAGAGCACCACCTTCTTAAACAGCTCCTTTGGGGGAGGAGGAAAGTGTCACGGACACAGCACACACCAGCTCAGAGTCACCCACAGTCCCAGGCAGGGACTGAGCTCACAGTCATCCATGGTCTCTGGCAGGAACCAAGCTGGAGCTCTGAAAGCTTTAAAATATGCTCCAGACTTGTGGGAGTCCCTGGGTTTGGTCTTCTGCCAATCAAGGCCCCTGAATGCATCATGGCCAGAACCCAACAAGGGTGGGAAGAGAGAGTGACATTTTCTCCCAGGCAATCTGCATTCCAAGAACTAGAAGGCCAGCCCGTCCTGAGACCTTGTCTTCCTCCCATCCCAATCAGCCCTCTACTCCTTCTCTCCATACCAGTGCACTTTCCTTGTGGCAGCTGCAACTGTGGGCTCTGTTTGGTTGTCTGCCATAGAATCTAGTATGCATCAGGTACCTAATAGGTGCTGAGGGTAGTGAGGCTCCTAAGCAGCTGGGTGAGTGACCCAtggccctgcctgcccctcaGTGATCACCTGCCCTGTCCTGCTTTCTGTCCATCCCCTGTCGTTCAGTCTGCACAGTCACTCTGTGCAGCTGGCACGGGCGATGTCCCGTCTCTGCTGTCCACATGCAGACAGGGAAGGCTTGTGGTTGAGGAAACTCATCCAGATCCCATGGTTGGTAAGAAGTGGGGCTGAAATTGGACCCAGGGCATTGGCCGCTCCTCAGGGAGAGGCTGGTCTGAGACAGCTGGTGCCAGAGGCACAGCCTGCAAAGCCCAGCTGCTCACCGCATCCATGAGGGTCAGCTGCTCAGCCAGCAGCCTGGGAGGGAAGGTCGTGATGTCCGGCAGCTCCTCAGTGTGTTGGCTCTGGACAGTCCCGGGACAGGGACAGGGGGCCTCTGGGGCTGACTGTGGCTCCAGTGATGTCCCTGGAGGGGGCCCTTCccctggtgctggtgctggtgctgaaTGTAGATATCCTGGTGCACCCAGGGCTGCACCTGACTCTGGCTCCAGAGCAGGCCCCAGGTCCGCCAGCAGTGGTGgtgctggctccagggccagcaTTGTTAATGCGTGTTGCCCAGGAGGCGGAGCAGGatctggaaaaggagaaaaggtcaCCACACCAGTCACTATTCACTGGGCTTTCCAAGCACAGAAATGACCAGATGGAATTTAAGGGAATTGTAGCCCCAAAACACCACCCCCGGAAAGTCTTCCAGACTGCAAGCCACCTCACCATCTGGCTTGGCCTCGTTGGGCTCCGGAAGCACCAACTGGCCTAGGACAAGTTCCTGGTGGTCCTCCAAGCCCAGTCCGGGCCAGGCGAAGTTCCTGAAGGCCAGCTTTATCCGGAAAGATGATTGTTGCGGGGGCTGATAGCAAACTGAAGTGTTTTCAGGGGGCCAGGTGAACAAAATggaggtggtggtgctggtgatggAGTGGACAGCTGAGTCAGAGGCCTGGCCTTCTCCCACACAACCCTCCAGGGCACCCTTGCGTGGTTCTGGGTCCCTGGCCTCTTGCTGCCTGTGTAGAGGACAGCCCCACCCTACCCCAAGCCATCAGTGCTGTCCTGGATGGGGCAGACCTGGCCATGCAACAGGGCTCTACAGACCCTTGTGTGCCCCGGCGTCCCACTGACATTCTCTTTCCAAAGGCCCTGGAGCACAGCACTGTGCACCTGGACACTCAAGACTTCAGCTCCAGGCAGATTTGTGAGCAGCTTGCTCATCAAAGCTTCAGCTCTGGGTCCCCTGGTCCTGGGGTTAGGAGGGTAGGGGCAGATGTCAGATGGAGTAGGACAGGGAGAGCTGGGAAGCCATGGTGCTGGGGATGAGTCTCTCAGTGGCCAGCTGTGACCCCAGCTTCACCCCTTCTTTTCAGGGGACCTAAGTCTCCATTTACAGAACTCACTATTTGCCTCTTGTAGGAGGGAAGTCCCCACATGTCAGCCTTGTTGTGGGAATTATAAGACGTATGAACCCCAGGGCTCCTTTAGTCTCTTCCCAACCAGAGTCCACATATTTCTCCCTATGTTTTGTGGGTGAAGAGGCCCTTCAGAACCCTAAATCCCCCCAGTTTATACTTGTTGCTGGGCTCCGTCATTCTAGTCAGAATCTGGGAGGATGCCACCATATGTAGAGGAGGCCATGAGGGTTTCCCCTCTAACGTTCTGTAGATATGATTTGTTTATTCTGTCTACTGTGAGCGCCTGACTCTGAGTAGAATTGAGGCCCAGGGATTGTCATCTGCTTTGTTTATGAAATTATGCCAAGCCACAAGACGAGCAAATGAGgtgttttgtatgtatgtgtggaaTGAGTGAACCCCAACCATTGGAGAATCCAGTGAGCATCTCCAGATGTCTGAGTGGGCCTGTGGCTCCTTTTTCAGCACCAAGGGACCCCTCTTCTGTCTCTGTCAAGGAGAAAGACCAGCCAGAAGGAAACTCAGACATCCTTTAGCAATGCCATTGCAGACTTGCTTTCTATGTGCTTTCCCAAACAGCAAGAGATATGGGCCATTGCGGCAGAATGCTGAGAGCTGCTTCAGTGagtgggaagagaaaaataataaacatgaatcACAGCACCCCTAGCACATTGTCCAGAATTTTAGGCTCTAGGGAACCCTTTGTTTGCCATGTCTTAAATCATTCAGTCCCTACAAGAACCCTGTGAGGTTCATGTTCTCACTACTCCCTTTTCCAGAGGAGCCATCCGAGGCTCGGAGAGCTGCATCTTCAAGACCCAGCCAGTAGGGGACAGAGGCACCTCCGTGCCTTGGAGGGGATGGACACTCACCTTCTAACCAGTAGTTCCAAAAAGTGTGGCACGGTGATAAAGTCCCAGGAGGGGCCCAGGCAGGTGGCATAGGAGGAGATGGGTTTAGTTAGAAAGGCTGGAACCAGGGACTCCAACAGCTTCTCCCCTATGCCGGACTGGAAAGTTGGCATCCTGCAGATCTCATTTTCATACTAGGGGGACAAGGAGGGACATGGGAGTCAGTGGTAACACCATGAACCACCAGAAAATCAGGATCTGGAACTCACACCAAGAAGCACCAACCCTTCAGGGACTTGTGCATGTGGAGAACCTGGGTGCCCATGGTGAAAAGGGTTCTAGGCTTTCAAAGAATAATCGCATGAGAAGGATAAAATGATTCATGCCTTCAAGGCATCATGATGGTGTTTGTCAGCTGTGGGGCAACGGCACCCTCTGTATCAACAGCATCATCATCCCTGCAATCCTCAAAAATCACCCTCATGGTGGAGAAGAGGAGACGCGGGCTTTTGGATGTTAGATGCTTGCTCAGCAGCACCCGGGTCAGAAGAGAGCACCTTCCACAGGGAAGACTGGATGAAATTCCCTCTAGGCCACCTGAGGCTCCACTTCTGATATGGAGGGGAAGGGCCTGGGGAGGTCTCGTCCCCTCCTCATTTTAGCAACAGCACACAGGACAAGACGCTCTAGAAGAACCCTTTGACTTAAAGGGATatgattgtttttcttctttaacatgAACATGAGTCTGGAGAAATAGCTACGGCCATCCCAGCCCTGGCCAAGGGGAAAATGCCAGAAGACTCCAGGGTGGGAGGAAGCGCATCCCAAGGCCCAGGATCTGCCAGGCGACTCGGGGAAGAGAAAACGCAGGCAGGTATTGAAGCTGTAAAAGGTTACGCAAATGTATGTTTGAAACTGGAAATGAAACAAGGTGATTTTCTCTGCCACACAGACAGTAGATTggcaaaaagttaaaagcatGTTAGTATTCAGGGGAGGCTGCGTTCAGAGAAGCAGCTACCTTCAGAGGCTGCTGGTGACCGTGTGAGCAGCTGGAGCCCTTTTGGAAAGTCAACTGGCTAGAGCTGTTGAAACTTGCTATCTGCACATCCTTTcacccacatttccctttcccGGGTGTGTGTCTTCCGCAGggaatttgtatattttatgggttgaattgtgtcccctccccCAAATGTAACTGTTTCTATTCTCAACACCAGAAAATGTGACTGTGTCTGGACACAGAGTTCTCCAAGAGGTAACAGGTGAAGTGACTTCATTAGGGTGGCCCCTAAGTTAATATGCCTGGGGTTCTTACAAGGAGAGGTGGTGAGCGCACAGAGAAGTTCAAGAGAAGACACTGCGCTGACTGAGATAGAAGTCAGCCATCTCcaaggcaaggagagaggcccagagaAACCACCCCAGGCTGACAGCTTGACgttggacttccagtctccagaattgtgaggaaCCAGATTTCTGTGGTTAAGCCCTTCAGTCAGCGTGcatgttatggcagccctgggaaactgCTCCAGCCTATTAGGACACACATAGGATCATGCTGCCTGTAGAAAGGCTTCCTAGGAGGGGAATTTTATCATGACAGGCTCCATCAGCACTGAGAGGCTGACCCGCTGTGGAACATGGCCTCCCTTAAGGAATATTACAGTGAGATGCGAGGGTACAGCTCCTGCCTGGTGGGGATGCAGGGATGAGTTCTGTGAGATGACACTTTAAAGACAGATGCATAGAGTAGCTTCACCTTCTTTTGTTGTAATCAACACCCCCCTCCCAACTTGTTTGTGTAGAAGCGTTGGATTTTAAGTCCTGGAGGAGGTCTGGCAGGGCAGAGGAGCTGTCTGTTGCCGGACATATACTTAGGGTGGGGAGTTAAAATGATAACAGTATGAGTATGTTGCTACAGTGTTACCATTgtacccaatttttttttttttttttttttttttgagacggagtctcactctgtggcccaggctggagtgcagtggcgagatctcggctcactgcaagctccgcctcccgggttcatgccattctcctgcctcagcctcccgagtagctgggactacaggcgcccgccacttcgcccggctagttttttgtattttttagtagagacggggtttcactgtgttagccaggatggtctcgatctcctgacctcgtgatccacccgtctcggcctcccaaagtgctgggattacaggcttgagccaccgcgcccggcctgtacccAATTCTTATAGCAACATGCTGGGATACTCCTGGCATAGtataaagcaaaaacagaagGATTTTCTCTGATCTTGCTCTGATAGGTGAAAGGGACTTTGCCTGTAACCAGGTTGCCACAGGGGACTAATGGCAGCCAGATTCCTTTGGGAGAGGACAGCGGCTCACTCAAGTGTGAAAGCCCTAGGACAGAGCCTAGGGAGTCCCCATATTCCTGTTTGAGTCCTGGGCCCACCCTGGTTTTCTGGAGTCCCTGTCTGTGGAGACCCTTCTGTGCCCAGTCTCACCCCAGACCAGCACTGGCCGTGGTTGGTAGCAGGGGGCCCCTGCCCTTCTTTGAAGAAGGTGGAGAAATGGAATCCATCCAACAGCTCCTGCTTGATCTGCTGTGTGGAGCTCTGCAAAGAGAGTGAGCCAGGCGAAGAGGTGTCAGTGGCCTGCCTGGCTGACCCCATAGTGGGATACCCCATTAGAACTCCTCCCTGGCGCCCCCTTCCCCAACAGGATTTGGCACACAGGAGGATCTGCATAGACCTCTAGCCAGAGGAGGTTGAGGTCTCCGGCAGATGACAGGTTGAGGTCTTGGAATTCAGATCTGAGCAGACAAACTGTGTCCTCGACACTCACCTTCCCATCCTGAAGGCATGGTCAGGGCTGTGAACCTGACATGCCTACCAGGCTCCAAACACCTGACAACCTACCTGCTCCTGTCCAGGGAGGGCCCCTCATATCCTGTTTCCCCCAAATATATGGGGAGGGACTCGGTGCTGCCCTGATAGGCACAGCTGAGGCCTGGCCTGGATGGGCCTGCCCTGGGCCCTGTGTTACCTGTGGGTGCCTTCTGGCAAATGGCCAGAGGCGTCGAGGGTGAGGGTTGAACCAATGTCTATATTCTCGGGAAAGACTCTCGTTTTGGCCTCTTCTGCGACGAGGAGGTCGGCAGCACGTCGGGACACAGCAGGAGAACATGTTCTCCGGAGTGTCGACTACCAAATGAACTGGAAATGGGGCTGTGTGTATAATATGGGTGCCTAGTTACCAGAATTCTAAGTTCTGTTGGGGTCTGTCAGCAAGGAAGTGAGGTCACATCTTGTAGGTTCCATCCTGTAAGCACCTCCTTTCCATAAGACCTACTCAAAGGCCTCACTGAGCTTCTGGCCACTCACCCTCCCCCGTCAACTCCTTACCTTTCACCATTATGCCAAAGTGTGCCCCTTCAGCACCTTGGGAAGACCTGGATGTAACCAGGGTCCCAGTTTTAAGGAGACAGTTCTGGGTCAAACAACCTTAGCAGTTGTGAGACCCTAGAGAACTCCTTTGGTGTTTTGGGGCCTTCCCAGCATGCACAATGGGTGTTATGCTAGTATCTCCCTCCTAGGGAGCTCATGAGATGTGTTTGAGATAGATCTTATAAAACTCATGGTGTGGTGTTCCCTGTAGATATTGCACACACTTACAGATGGAAGAAATACCAGAAGCATTGAGAGGTAGCATGGAAGAGAACTCCAGTGGGCCTGGGGTCCACAGTGTGGTCTCAGGAGAAGACACTTTTGCTCTAGGCCTCGTCTTTCATGATGCACCAGTAGAGGTTGAGATTAAATGAAATTCAGACATCGTCCTCCTCTGACATTGCACCTTCCAGTGCCTTCCCATTTTATTTAGACCCAGACCCTGTGCCCCATGTCAGCCTAGGGTGGGCCGCATCCACAAAGACAGCACTGAGGGCTTAGTGACTCCCTTCTGAATGATGGAATAGGACACACATGATGGAATCGCACTTCTGGGGTAGTTCAGGATGTTACAACAAAGAGCCGTAGCCTGGGGAGCTCGTCAAAAACAGAATTAtgtttctcccagttctggaggctggaagttggaTATCAGGGTACCAGCCTGGTCAGGCCTTAGTGAAGTCTCCCGCCCCATTCACTGAGCTTTTACAGTGCTGTACTTTCTTTGGAGGACGGCTCAAATTTAGCATGGATAGACTTCCATTCAAAGCCCAGCTCCCACTTGTAGCTTTGTGACCGTGAGGAAGTCATAGAACATCCCTGTGCCTGTTTTCTCCTCTGGGAAATGGCATTAGTGAAAATTGCTTCCCTTTTTAATCACAGAGAATAAAGCATGCAAAGAAGTTAAGTTGGTGCTATTGGGCAGAGAGTGAGAGGCCAGCAAACCAAAGAGATCAGCTTGCCCACATCAGTGGTGAGGAGTGGGGAGAGTgggtgaggctggggcaggaagcagGCCAGCCTGCCAGAGCCCAGGAACAGGTGAAGAGTAAGAGTGAGCTCCTCACCCTGAATTCTCAGGGGACACAGGCATGCAGGGGCTGTGGGGAGCACAATCATTAGGGCTGCTCTCGTTCCCCTGGTTCCCTCCATATCCGACGTGGTCCCAGGGCCCCCTCTCCCTGTGTTTC comes from Macaca mulatta isolate MMU2019108-1 chromosome 10, T2T-MMU8v2.0, whole genome shotgun sequence and encodes:
- the LOC710293 gene encoding LOW QUALITY PROTEIN: ral-GDS-related protein (The sequence of the model RefSeq protein was modified relative to this genomic sequence to represent the inferred CDS: deleted 1 base in 1 codon); translated protein: MFSCCVPTCCRPPRRRRGQNESLSREYRHWFNPHPRRLWPFARRHPQSSTQQIKQELLDGFHFSTFFKEGQGPPATNHGQCWSGVRLGTEGSPQTGLQKTRYENEICRMPTFQSGIGEKLLESLVPAFLTKPISSYATCLGPSWDFITVPHFLELLVRSTTTSILFTWPPENTSVCYQPPQQSSFRIKLAFRNFAWPGLGLEDHQELVLGQLVLPEPNEAKPDDPAPPPGQHALTMLALEPAPPLLADLGPALEPESGAALGAPGYLHSAPAPAPGEGPPPGTSLEPQSAPEAPCPCPGTVQSQHTEELPDITTFPPRLLAEQLTLMDAELFKKVVLYECLGSIWGQRHKKGSEHVAPTVRATIAHFNRLTNCVTTSCLGDHSMRARDRARVVEHWIKVARECLSLNNFSAVHAIISALRSNPIHRLHKTWAGVSSKSSKYLKELCKKDTAGKRDLLIKAGIFKVATQERNPQRAQMRLQRQNKGVVPFLGDFLTELHRLDSAIPDDLDGNSNKRRKEVRVLQEMQLLQVASMNYKLRPLEKFVTCFSRMEQLSDKESYKLSCQLEPESQ